From Actinoplanes oblitus, a single genomic window includes:
- a CDS encoding AGE family epimerase/isomerase has translation MTSPSPTVVPTSEPGPDRAPGEISLDDMRFSFSDLIAGYVVAFDPETDLVEVRTVDDRCFPVLLTGTTQGELLRNFGDPVRDVTGSLRELLAEGRFVFAHGMFYPEGSGFAFEGKHMMLVEEQTGRPVFEEPGFWSRHLSALADFYLGAQFGDEVDFREYRTRLGVSGEKVDERQETATLSRFIYGLATAYALTGEERFLSAARGGCAYMIEHMRSRVPGGAGHFWVHGLDRTDPPVKLLVSEFDDDAGSIPLYEQIYALAGLAQTYRVTRDPEIGQAVRDTIDFIDGYYRDESGGGYFSHVDAVHLDPRHESLGSNRARKNWNSVGDHAPAYLINLLLATGDDRHREMLVRLADTIVEKFPDDASPFVNERFHEDWRPDLHWGWQQNRAVVGHNLKIAWNLMRVHAIHPDERYVELAERLARRMPEVGQDRQRGGWYDVVERWRDDRQQYHRLVWHNRKAWWQQEQAILAYLVLAGRRDDPEFRRLARESQAFYLSWFPDHDSGGVYFNVLADGTPYLVHGERMKGNHAMSGYHAFELAYLSAVYNDLLVIGRPLALHFHVDPATLPDGVLRVAPDLLAAGEVIIHEVWVDGEPHTDFDAERHTVALTGNSPVRVEVRLAPARAQTYGVLETVGDDIVVISVEGDLDGDHLRLFEQDLRTLLDHRPQRLVLRAERLNSMDDAAARTIVLLQQQRHVAETFVVGANESVRQVFADIDPSGEAVSLVAGEERAELFRV, from the coding sequence ATGACCAGTCCTTCGCCGACAGTGGTCCCGACGTCGGAGCCGGGGCCGGACCGGGCACCCGGCGAGATCTCCCTGGACGACATGCGTTTCTCGTTCTCCGACCTCATCGCCGGCTACGTGGTCGCCTTCGACCCGGAGACGGACCTGGTCGAGGTCCGTACCGTCGACGACCGGTGCTTCCCGGTGCTGCTGACCGGAACCACCCAGGGTGAGCTGCTGCGCAATTTCGGCGATCCGGTGCGCGACGTCACGGGCAGCCTGCGGGAACTGCTGGCCGAGGGTCGTTTCGTCTTCGCCCACGGCATGTTCTATCCGGAGGGCAGCGGCTTCGCGTTCGAAGGCAAGCACATGATGCTGGTGGAGGAGCAGACCGGCCGACCCGTCTTCGAGGAGCCGGGCTTCTGGAGCCGGCACCTGTCCGCCCTGGCGGATTTCTACCTGGGTGCCCAGTTCGGCGACGAGGTCGACTTCCGCGAGTACCGGACCCGGCTGGGGGTTTCCGGCGAGAAGGTCGACGAGCGGCAGGAGACCGCCACGCTGTCCCGGTTCATCTACGGGCTGGCGACCGCGTACGCGCTGACGGGTGAGGAGCGCTTCCTCAGCGCGGCCCGCGGCGGGTGCGCTTACATGATCGAGCACATGCGCAGCCGGGTGCCCGGCGGTGCGGGACACTTCTGGGTACACGGCCTGGACCGCACCGACCCGCCGGTGAAGCTGCTCGTCTCGGAGTTCGACGACGACGCCGGCTCGATCCCGCTCTACGAACAGATCTACGCGCTCGCCGGCCTGGCCCAGACCTACCGCGTCACCCGGGACCCGGAGATCGGCCAGGCGGTGCGGGACACCATCGACTTCATCGACGGCTACTACCGCGACGAATCGGGTGGCGGGTACTTCTCGCACGTCGACGCCGTCCACCTCGACCCGCGGCACGAGTCGCTGGGCAGCAACCGCGCCCGCAAGAACTGGAACTCGGTGGGTGACCACGCGCCGGCGTACCTGATCAATCTGTTGCTCGCCACCGGCGACGACCGGCACCGGGAGATGCTGGTGCGCCTGGCCGACACCATCGTGGAGAAGTTCCCGGACGACGCGAGCCCGTTCGTCAACGAGCGGTTCCACGAGGACTGGCGACCCGACCTGCACTGGGGCTGGCAGCAGAACCGGGCGGTGGTCGGGCACAACCTCAAGATCGCCTGGAACCTGATGCGGGTGCACGCGATCCACCCCGACGAACGGTACGTGGAGCTGGCCGAGCGGCTGGCCCGCCGGATGCCGGAGGTGGGCCAGGACCGGCAGCGCGGCGGCTGGTACGACGTCGTCGAACGCTGGCGCGACGACCGGCAGCAGTATCACCGCCTGGTCTGGCACAACCGCAAGGCCTGGTGGCAGCAGGAGCAGGCGATCCTGGCGTACCTGGTGCTCGCGGGGCGCCGCGACGATCCGGAGTTCCGCCGCCTGGCCCGCGAGTCGCAGGCCTTCTACCTGTCCTGGTTCCCCGATCACGACTCCGGCGGGGTCTACTTCAACGTGCTCGCCGACGGCACGCCGTACCTGGTGCACGGCGAGCGGATGAAGGGCAACCACGCCATGTCCGGCTATCACGCGTTCGAGCTGGCGTACCTGTCCGCCGTCTACAACGACTTGCTGGTGATCGGCCGTCCGCTCGCCCTGCACTTCCACGTCGACCCGGCGACGCTGCCGGACGGCGTGCTCCGGGTGGCGCCGGATCTGCTCGCGGCCGGTGAGGTGATCATCCACGAGGTGTGGGTGGACGGTGAGCCGCACACCGACTTCGACGCCGAGCGGCACACCGTCGCGCTGACCGGGAACTCCCCGGTACGGGTCGAGGTGCGGTTGGCCCCGGCCCGGGCGCAGACCTACGGCGTGCTGGAGACCGTCGGCGACGACATCGTGGTGATCAGCGTCGAGGGCGACCTGGACGGTGACCACCTGAGGCTCTTCGAGCAGGACCTGCGCACCCTGCTGGACCACCGGCCGCAGCGCCTGGTGCTGCGGGCCGAGCGGCTCAACAGCATGGACGACGCGGCCGCCCGCACCATCGTGCTGTTGCAGCAGCAGCGTCACGTCGCCGAGACGTTCGTGGTGGGGGCCAACGAGTCGGTCCGCCAGGTGTTCGCCGACATCGACCCCTCCGGAGAGGCCGTCTCCCTGGTGGCCGGCGAGGAGCGGGCCGAGCTGTTCCGGGTCTGA
- the glgX gene encoding glycogen debranching protein GlgX has protein sequence MTAVDLRPYRPETAGGPSPAGVPHPLGAIADATGTNFSVFSQDAEAVELLLFDPERPDRLTASVPLDPRLNKSFHFWHARVEGVGAGTPYGYRVTGPRSPRPGHRFDPGKVLLDPYARAVWSDAFDRVAACRPGDNLDGSLRGVVVDLDAYDWAGDTPPRRPMNETVVYELHVGGFTRSASSGVTHPGTFAGLTEKIPYLVDLGVTAVELMPVAAFDHREPLRRHPVTGAALTNYWGYDPYALFAPHPAYAVPGQRPDAVVDEFRDMVKALHRAGIEVILDVVFNHTGEGNHLGPALSLKGFANDVYYLGGGDPEWSYIDYSGCGNTLNVNHPITTQLVVDCLTYWAREMHVDGFRFDEASILTRGQDGSPLPYPPAVWRIEMSESLAGVKLIAEAWDAGGLYDVGRFPDRWAQWNGPFRDDVRRFLRGDGGMVGALACRLSGSADIFEPVAEQPTNAVNFITAHDGFTLRDLVSYDYKHNEANGEDNRDGLDENYSWNCGTEGPSEDPGIRRTRMRQMKNAMAVLLLSQGVPMLVAGDERGRTQSGNNNAYCQDNELSWIDWADDAESTELRRFVREMIRMRRENPALHRRHYVDPDGAATRTTFSWHGCELGRPGWADPQARSLAVTLRHHTESAGDQSPADLHLIFNAYWEELSFDLPEAPSGSAWLRVVDTGRPAPYDVVPAGRAPGHTGSVRVGPRSTVVLRLAGKEAGQ, from the coding sequence ATGACGGCCGTCGACCTGCGCCCGTACCGGCCGGAGACCGCCGGCGGTCCGTCGCCGGCCGGTGTGCCGCATCCGCTGGGTGCGATCGCCGACGCCACCGGCACGAACTTCTCGGTGTTCTCGCAGGACGCGGAGGCCGTCGAGTTGCTGCTGTTCGACCCGGAGCGGCCGGATCGGCTGACCGCCAGCGTGCCGCTGGACCCGAGGCTCAACAAGAGCTTCCACTTCTGGCACGCGCGGGTCGAGGGGGTAGGAGCGGGCACGCCGTACGGATACCGGGTGACCGGCCCCCGCTCGCCGCGCCCCGGGCACCGCTTCGATCCGGGGAAGGTCCTGCTCGATCCGTACGCGCGAGCGGTGTGGAGCGACGCGTTCGACCGGGTGGCCGCCTGCCGGCCCGGTGACAACCTGGACGGCTCGCTGCGCGGTGTCGTGGTGGACCTGGACGCGTACGACTGGGCGGGCGACACGCCGCCGCGGCGGCCGATGAACGAGACCGTCGTCTACGAGTTGCACGTCGGCGGGTTCACCCGGTCCGCCAGCTCCGGGGTGACCCACCCGGGCACCTTCGCGGGGCTGACCGAGAAGATCCCCTACCTGGTGGACCTGGGCGTCACCGCCGTGGAGCTGATGCCGGTGGCCGCGTTCGATCACCGCGAGCCGTTGCGGCGGCACCCGGTGACCGGTGCGGCGCTGACCAACTACTGGGGCTACGACCCGTACGCCCTCTTCGCCCCGCACCCGGCCTACGCCGTTCCCGGGCAGCGTCCGGACGCCGTGGTGGACGAGTTCCGGGACATGGTGAAGGCGCTGCACCGGGCCGGCATCGAGGTGATCCTCGACGTGGTCTTCAACCACACCGGCGAGGGCAACCACCTCGGGCCGGCACTGAGCCTCAAGGGTTTCGCCAACGACGTCTACTACCTGGGCGGCGGGGACCCGGAGTGGTCGTACATCGACTATTCGGGGTGCGGCAACACGCTCAACGTGAACCACCCGATCACCACCCAGCTGGTCGTCGACTGCCTGACCTACTGGGCGCGGGAGATGCACGTGGACGGGTTCCGGTTCGACGAGGCGTCGATCCTGACCCGGGGCCAGGACGGCAGCCCGCTGCCGTACCCACCGGCGGTGTGGCGCATCGAGATGTCCGAGTCGCTGGCCGGCGTCAAGCTGATCGCCGAGGCCTGGGACGCCGGGGGTCTCTACGACGTCGGCCGGTTCCCGGACCGCTGGGCGCAGTGGAACGGCCCGTTCCGCGACGACGTGCGCCGTTTCCTGCGCGGTGACGGCGGCATGGTCGGCGCACTGGCCTGCCGGCTCAGTGGCAGCGCCGACATCTTCGAGCCGGTGGCCGAGCAGCCGACCAACGCGGTCAACTTCATCACCGCCCATGACGGGTTCACGCTGCGTGATCTGGTCAGCTACGACTACAAGCACAACGAGGCGAACGGTGAGGACAACCGCGACGGCCTCGACGAGAACTACAGCTGGAACTGCGGGACCGAGGGGCCGAGCGAGGACCCCGGCATCCGGCGAACCCGGATGCGGCAGATGAAGAACGCGATGGCCGTCCTGCTGTTGTCGCAGGGTGTGCCGATGCTGGTGGCCGGTGACGAGCGCGGGCGTACCCAGTCCGGCAACAACAACGCGTATTGCCAGGACAACGAGCTCAGCTGGATCGACTGGGCGGACGACGCGGAGTCCACGGAACTGCGCCGGTTCGTCCGGGAGATGATCCGGATGCGGCGGGAGAACCCGGCCCTGCACCGTCGGCACTACGTCGATCCGGACGGCGCGGCCACCCGGACCACGTTCAGCTGGCACGGCTGCGAACTCGGCCGGCCGGGCTGGGCCGATCCGCAGGCACGCTCGCTGGCGGTCACTCTGCGCCACCACACCGAGTCGGCCGGCGATCAGTCCCCAGCCGATCTGCATCTCATCTTCAACGCGTACTGGGAGGAGCTGTCCTTCGACCTCCCGGAGGCGCCGTCCGGCTCGGCGTGGCTACGCGTGGTCGACACCGGGCGGCCGGCGCCGTACGACGTCGTGCCGGCCGGCCGCGCGCCCGGGCACACCGGCAGCGTCCGGGTCGGACCGCGCAGCACCGTCGTTCTTCGCCTAGCAGGGAAAGAGGCAGGCCAATGA
- a CDS encoding DJ-1/PfpI family protein: protein MRLQGCRIGVLIESDYYEPEIFYYRHRFAEEGAELHFLSRLWGQPEMTFTGHEFGAPFVCGESFEPIGDAELAGYSAIIVPSGMVADRLRYTDSPDRLPPATEFLARAFAHHDVVKGLICHGMWLVAPRPELVRGRRAVAHNNLLGDLRNMGVDYVDSDVVVDDDLVTARTGEHCHAFAAALISAIARRRGALPRGMRDVPAVPDDTGDLPRGSRSRNHAVGAS from the coding sequence ATGCGACTACAGGGATGCCGGATCGGCGTTCTGATCGAGAGTGACTACTACGAGCCGGAGATCTTCTACTACCGGCACCGCTTCGCCGAGGAAGGCGCGGAGCTGCACTTCTTGAGCCGGTTGTGGGGACAGCCGGAGATGACCTTCACCGGTCACGAGTTCGGCGCGCCGTTCGTCTGCGGGGAGAGCTTCGAGCCGATCGGGGATGCCGAGCTGGCCGGTTACTCGGCGATCATCGTGCCGTCCGGCATGGTGGCCGACCGGCTGCGCTACACCGACAGCCCGGACCGGCTGCCGCCGGCCACCGAGTTCCTCGCCCGGGCGTTCGCCCACCACGACGTGGTCAAGGGCCTGATCTGTCACGGGATGTGGCTGGTCGCCCCGCGGCCCGAACTGGTCCGCGGACGCCGCGCGGTCGCGCACAACAATCTGCTGGGCGACCTGCGCAACATGGGCGTCGACTACGTCGACTCCGACGTCGTCGTCGACGACGACCTGGTCACGGCCCGGACCGGCGAGCACTGCCACGCCTTCGCCGCGGCCCTGATCAGTGCGATCGCCCGCCGGCGGGGTGCGCTGCCGCGCGGGATGCGCGACGTGCCGGCGGTGCCGGACGACACCGGCGACCTGCCCCGTGGCTCGCGCAGCCGGAACCACGCGGTGGGTGCGTCATGA
- a CDS encoding thiamine pyrophosphate-binding protein produces MGTASRPGRQAVVEQLVADGHRYLFGNPGTVEEGLLDALQETADLEYVFALHEAAALGMADGYARATRRPAIVQLHSGVGLGNGIGMMYQAMRGHSPLVVLAGDAGLRYEALDAQMAADLVAMARPVTKWATRVTHPDSLLRVLRRACKVAATPPYGPVFVALPMDVLDAANSERVVPTTIPQSAVTPPHHTVRRIAAALAGARRPLIIAGDGVTASGAQTVLGEVAELVGAPVYGGDWSEVNLDHRHPCFRGQFGHMFGTASLPVTNAADVVLICGTSVLPEVFPEVGEIFDEQATVVHVDLNAWEIGKNHRVDVPVLADPAATLHQVREELRHHMTPARAELAWQRRAEFAGQPAGTPPDRPVLDTFLRTLRDRAEDLVVFDEAITASPHLLHHLRPGGPDSYFLTRGGSLGVGLPGAVGLKLARPEATVVGFAGDGGSMYTFQALWTAARHRIPAKFVICDNGNYQILRDNIAVYWSQEGLPAREAPDSFRLDDPHIDFVSLARGLGVAACDADAPASAVDAVEKALGHDGPFLVRLDTR; encoded by the coding sequence GTGGGCACCGCTAGCCGGCCCGGCCGGCAGGCCGTGGTCGAACAACTGGTCGCGGACGGCCACCGGTACCTGTTCGGCAATCCGGGCACGGTCGAGGAGGGGCTGCTGGACGCGCTGCAGGAGACCGCCGACCTGGAGTACGTCTTCGCGCTGCACGAGGCCGCCGCGCTCGGCATGGCCGACGGCTACGCCCGGGCCACCCGGCGGCCGGCGATCGTGCAGCTGCACAGCGGGGTGGGCCTGGGCAACGGCATCGGGATGATGTACCAGGCGATGCGCGGCCACTCCCCGCTCGTGGTCCTCGCCGGCGACGCCGGTCTGCGATACGAGGCACTGGACGCGCAGATGGCGGCCGACCTGGTCGCCATGGCGCGCCCGGTGACCAAGTGGGCCACCCGGGTGACGCACCCCGACTCGCTGCTGCGCGTGCTCCGGCGCGCCTGCAAGGTGGCCGCCACACCGCCGTACGGTCCGGTCTTCGTGGCCTTGCCGATGGACGTGCTGGACGCGGCGAACTCGGAGCGCGTCGTGCCCACGACCATCCCGCAGAGCGCGGTGACGCCGCCGCACCACACCGTGCGGCGGATCGCCGCGGCCCTCGCCGGCGCGCGGCGCCCGTTGATCATCGCCGGTGACGGTGTGACAGCGTCCGGCGCCCAGACGGTGCTCGGCGAGGTCGCCGAGCTGGTCGGCGCGCCGGTGTACGGCGGCGACTGGTCGGAGGTCAACCTGGATCACCGGCATCCGTGCTTCCGCGGGCAGTTCGGTCACATGTTCGGTACGGCCAGCCTGCCGGTGACCAACGCGGCCGACGTCGTGCTGATCTGCGGCACGTCGGTGCTGCCGGAGGTCTTCCCGGAGGTGGGGGAGATCTTCGACGAGCAGGCGACGGTGGTGCACGTCGACCTCAACGCCTGGGAGATCGGCAAGAACCACCGGGTCGACGTGCCGGTGCTGGCCGATCCGGCGGCGACGTTGCACCAGGTCCGCGAGGAGCTGCGGCACCACATGACCCCCGCACGCGCGGAGCTGGCGTGGCAGCGCCGTGCCGAGTTCGCCGGGCAGCCCGCCGGCACACCGCCGGACCGGCCGGTTCTCGACACCTTCCTGCGCACGTTGCGGGATCGGGCCGAGGATCTCGTGGTGTTCGACGAGGCGATCACCGCCTCGCCGCACCTGTTGCACCACCTGCGGCCGGGCGGGCCGGACAGCTACTTTCTGACCCGGGGCGGATCGCTGGGCGTGGGACTGCCCGGCGCGGTGGGGCTGAAGCTGGCCCGGCCGGAGGCCACCGTGGTCGGCTTCGCCGGTGACGGCGGCAGCATGTACACGTTCCAGGCGCTGTGGACCGCGGCCCGGCACCGGATCCCGGCCAAGTTCGTGATCTGCGACAACGGCAACTACCAGATCCTGCGCGACAACATCGCCGTGTACTGGTCGCAGGAGGGCCTGCCGGCGCGCGAGGCACCGGACTCGTTCCGGCTCGACGACCCGCACATCGACTTCGTGTCACTGGCCCGCGGTCTCGGTGTCGCCGCCTGCGACGCCGACGCGCCCGCGTCGGCGGTGGACGCGGTCGAGAAAGCGCTCGGGCACGACGGCCCGTTCCTGGTCCGGTTGGACACCCGCTGA
- a CDS encoding type 1 glutamine amidotransferase domain-containing protein: protein MSKSVLVVLSEYGYWAEELVGPLEALDEAGYRVDFATPTGKRPVPIGVSLDPEYVDPPLGRSVTTAEMADKGRRLDASSRLDDPINLAAWLPDRPYRSEPDFLRRQEEYFRALAAELSKADRYDALLIVGGSGPIVDLANNGRLHELILHFYRTGKPIAAECYGVACLAFARDQENRRSIIDGKHVTGHCIEYDYKDGTGFEGTDFVIGPPPYPLEYILRDATGPDGAYIGNFGRETSVIVDYPFITGRSTPDSRLTGDKLVEVLDKGLRTWGFVPRTGVVAPEPAAAGDR, encoded by the coding sequence ATGAGCAAGTCCGTGCTGGTCGTACTGTCCGAGTACGGCTACTGGGCTGAGGAACTCGTCGGGCCGTTGGAGGCGCTGGACGAGGCCGGCTACCGGGTGGACTTCGCCACCCCGACCGGCAAACGGCCGGTGCCGATCGGGGTCAGCCTGGACCCCGAGTACGTCGACCCGCCGCTGGGCCGCTCGGTGACCACGGCGGAGATGGCCGACAAGGGCCGGCGGCTGGACGCGTCGTCACGACTGGACGACCCGATCAACCTGGCCGCGTGGCTCCCGGACCGCCCGTACCGCAGCGAGCCGGATTTCCTGCGCCGGCAGGAGGAGTACTTCCGGGCGCTGGCGGCGGAACTGAGCAAGGCGGACCGGTACGACGCCCTGCTCATCGTCGGCGGCTCCGGCCCGATCGTGGACCTGGCCAACAACGGCCGGCTGCACGAGTTGATCCTGCACTTTTACCGGACCGGCAAGCCGATCGCCGCGGAGTGCTACGGCGTCGCGTGCCTGGCGTTCGCCCGCGATCAGGAGAACCGGCGCAGCATCATCGACGGCAAGCACGTCACCGGCCACTGCATCGAGTACGACTACAAGGACGGGACCGGCTTCGAGGGCACCGACTTCGTGATCGGGCCGCCGCCGTACCCGCTGGAGTACATCCTGCGCGACGCGACCGGGCCGGACGGCGCCTACATCGGCAACTTCGGCCGGGAGACGTCGGTGATCGTCGACTACCCGTTCATCACCGGACGCTCCACCCCGGACTCCCGGCTGACCGGCGACAAGCTGGTCGAGGTCCTGGACAAGGGGCTGCGGACCTGGGGCTTCGTCCCGCGTACCGGCGTGGTGGCGCCCGAGCCGGCCGCCGCCGGGGACCGGTGA
- a CDS encoding maltokinase N-terminal cap-like domain-containing protein codes for MIPDLNAPPVLAALTGWLQRQPWCPAGHRGRARVVSAPVLVNRLPAGGPAAVLAVVGAGPVSGWCLVPLGIRPGPPPVAADHVVRDLDHGCVYDATQDEELMRLVLSVFAGAAAPVASGRPSCAVVDAPRPGTGGPACTPVLVDDTYVLKWYRHVPGGGHPGLELHRALHALGNGHVSALHGSLETDVRGSAVTFAALQAAPAGHGALEAAVRSARAVIAGEEPETGFMMTARGLGTCVARVHADLLAAFRGARLSSLDLRRIANDMIRQAHDVPAAVPELQPYRSRLLAALAEVADVAAGREPVVAQRVHSDLRLDNILLTGQGAVVDFDWVRTAPEQRSRQPVARDVAGVLRSLEWTARDQLARAATPGDAAAGQRAGAWVARCRQAFLTGYADAGGRVDERVLRAYEIDCAVRELVHRAEPAPADVAAICRMLTGPSLRPALPGRGGNTRSRRSRRTGPADCQAAPDNQFSAVR; via the coding sequence ATGATCCCCGACCTGAACGCCCCGCCGGTGCTGGCCGCGCTGACCGGCTGGTTGCAGCGACAGCCGTGGTGTCCGGCCGGTCATCGGGGCCGGGCGCGTGTCGTCAGCGCCCCGGTACTGGTCAACCGGTTGCCGGCCGGTGGCCCGGCCGCCGTGCTGGCCGTGGTGGGCGCCGGGCCCGTCTCGGGCTGGTGCCTGGTGCCGCTCGGGATCCGGCCCGGCCCGCCGCCCGTCGCGGCGGACCACGTGGTGCGAGACCTCGACCACGGTTGCGTCTACGACGCCACACAGGACGAGGAACTGATGCGTCTGGTCCTCTCCGTCTTCGCCGGTGCCGCCGCACCGGTGGCGAGCGGCCGGCCCAGCTGCGCGGTCGTCGACGCTCCACGGCCCGGCACCGGCGGCCCGGCGTGCACGCCGGTGCTCGTCGACGACACGTACGTGCTGAAGTGGTACCGGCACGTCCCCGGCGGCGGGCACCCCGGCCTGGAGTTGCACCGCGCCCTGCACGCCCTGGGCAACGGCCACGTCAGCGCACTTCACGGGTCCTTGGAGACGGACGTGCGCGGCAGCGCCGTGACCTTCGCCGCGCTGCAGGCCGCACCGGCCGGCCACGGCGCGCTGGAGGCGGCGGTGCGCAGCGCCCGCGCGGTGATCGCCGGCGAGGAGCCGGAGACCGGCTTCATGATGACCGCGCGCGGCCTGGGCACCTGTGTCGCCCGGGTGCACGCCGACCTGCTGGCCGCGTTCCGCGGCGCCCGGTTGAGCTCGCTCGACCTGCGGCGGATCGCCAACGACATGATCCGACAGGCGCACGACGTGCCGGCCGCGGTGCCGGAGTTGCAGCCGTACCGCTCGCGGCTGCTCGCCGCACTGGCCGAGGTGGCCGACGTGGCCGCCGGCCGGGAGCCGGTCGTCGCCCAGCGGGTGCACAGCGATCTGCGGCTGGACAACATCCTGCTGACCGGGCAGGGGGCGGTGGTCGACTTCGACTGGGTCCGCACGGCCCCGGAGCAGCGATCGCGGCAGCCGGTCGCCCGGGACGTCGCCGGTGTGCTCCGCTCGCTGGAGTGGACCGCGCGTGATCAGCTGGCGCGCGCCGCGACGCCCGGTGACGCGGCGGCCGGGCAACGGGCCGGCGCCTGGGTGGCCCGCTGCCGGCAGGCCTTCCTGACCGGGTACGCCGACGCCGGCGGCCGTGTCGACGAGCGCGTGCTGCGGGCCTACGAGATCGACTGCGCGGTGCGCGAGCTGGTGCACCGCGCCGAACCCGCGCCGGCCGACGTGGCCGCGATCTGCCGGATGCTCACCGGCCCGAGCCTGCGCCCCGCCCTGCCTGGCCGGGGCGGCAACACCCGCAGCCGGCGCAGCCGCCGCACCGGGCCGGCGGACTGTCAGGCGGCACCGGACAACCAGTTTTCCGCCGTTCGGTGA
- the treS gene encoding maltose alpha-D-glucosyltransferase — protein MREIPFRNHSEEGLPAHVVGGDPDWYRRCVVYEVLVQAFQDSDGDGIGDLAGLTQRLDYLAWLGIDCLWLPPFYASPMRDGGYDVSDFLQVRPELGTLDDFRALLRQAHRRGIRVIVDMVLNHTSEEHPWFQASRCDPDGPYGDFYVWADDDSGYPDARIIFTDTQTSNWAYDPVRRRYFWHRFYRWQPDLNYANPAVRAAVLDVMRYWLDLGVDGLRLDAVPYLFEAEGTNCENLPETHEFLRACRRLVDQEYPGRILLAEANQPLPQVIDYFGAVGAEECHMAFHFPLMPRMFAALRRQDATPVAQIISETSPLPSGGQWALFLRNHDELTLEMVTDEERAFLLERYAYHPRMTANIGIRRRLAPLLDNDHDALKLMNALLLALPGTPILYYGDEIGMGDNIWLEDRDGVRCPMQWSGDAHAGFSTRDPDESYLPLVDAPEFHAATVNVEYQLRDPDSLLHWMRHMIRIRHRFADVFGQGELIQIPTGNRAVLAFVRRRPGAEESVLCVNSLSAHPQEVRLELPEQARGALVNLAGSGPQRLVTEGPVRLRLPGCGFIWFAATPLPPDRRVTAGRPDVLPAGAW, from the coding sequence GTGCGAGAAATACCGTTTCGTAATCATTCAGAGGAGGGACTGCCGGCGCACGTGGTCGGCGGCGACCCGGACTGGTATCGCCGCTGCGTCGTCTACGAGGTGCTGGTGCAGGCATTCCAGGACAGCGACGGCGACGGCATCGGGGACCTGGCGGGCCTGACGCAACGCCTGGACTACCTGGCCTGGCTCGGTATCGACTGCCTGTGGCTGCCGCCGTTCTACGCCTCACCCATGCGCGACGGCGGTTACGACGTCAGCGACTTCCTGCAGGTACGCCCGGAGCTGGGCACCCTGGACGACTTCCGGGCCCTGCTGCGCCAGGCGCACCGGCGCGGCATCCGGGTCATCGTCGACATGGTCCTGAACCACACCAGCGAGGAACATCCGTGGTTCCAGGCCAGCCGCTGCGACCCGGACGGTCCGTACGGCGACTTCTACGTCTGGGCCGACGACGACTCCGGTTACCCGGACGCCCGGATCATCTTCACCGACACCCAGACCTCCAACTGGGCGTACGACCCGGTGCGCCGGCGCTACTTCTGGCACCGGTTCTACCGGTGGCAGCCCGACCTCAACTACGCCAACCCGGCAGTGCGCGCCGCCGTGCTCGACGTCATGCGCTACTGGCTGGACCTGGGTGTCGACGGCCTGCGCCTGGACGCGGTCCCGTACCTGTTCGAAGCCGAGGGGACCAACTGCGAGAACCTGCCCGAGACGCACGAGTTCCTGCGGGCCTGCCGGCGGCTGGTCGACCAGGAATACCCGGGCCGGATCCTGCTCGCGGAGGCCAACCAGCCGCTGCCGCAAGTCATCGACTACTTCGGGGCGGTCGGCGCCGAGGAGTGCCACATGGCGTTCCACTTCCCCCTCATGCCGCGCATGTTCGCGGCGCTCCGGCGGCAGGACGCCACACCGGTGGCGCAGATCATCAGCGAGACGTCGCCCCTGCCCAGCGGTGGTCAATGGGCGTTGTTCCTGCGCAACCACGACGAGCTGACCCTGGAGATGGTCACCGACGAGGAGCGGGCGTTCCTGCTGGAGAGGTACGCGTACCACCCCAGGATGACCGCGAACATCGGCATCCGCCGCCGGCTGGCACCGCTGCTGGACAACGATCACGACGCGCTCAAGCTGATGAACGCGCTGCTGCTTGCGCTGCCGGGCACGCCGATCCTCTACTACGGCGACGAGATCGGTATGGGCGACAACATCTGGCTCGAGGATCGGGACGGCGTCCGCTGCCCGATGCAGTGGAGTGGCGACGCGCATGCCGGCTTCTCCACCCGCGATCCCGACGAGAGTTACCTGCCGCTGGTCGACGCCCCGGAATTCCATGCCGCGACGGTGAATGTGGAATACCAGCTGCGCGACCCGGACTCGCTGCTGCACTGGATGCGCCACATGATCCGGATCCGGCACCGGTTCGCCGACGTCTTCGGCCAGGGCGAACTGATCCAGATACCCACCGGCAACCGCGCCGTGCTGGCCTTCGTCCGGCGCCGGCCCGGCGCCGAGGAGTCGGTGCTGTGCGTCAACAGTCTTTCCGCGCACCCGCAGGAGGTCCGGCTGGAGCTGCCGGAACAGGCTCGTGGCGCGCTGGTCAACCTCGCCGGCAGCGGGCCGCAGCGGCTGGTCACCGAGGGACCGGTGCGGCTGCGGCTTCCCGGGTGCGGGTTCATCTGGTTCGCCGCGACCCCGTTGCCCCCGGACCGGCGTGTCACCGCGGGCCGACCGGACGTGCTCCCCGCGGGTGCGTGGTAG